From the genome of Candidatus Electrothrix communis, one region includes:
- a CDS encoding BrnA antitoxin family protein — translation MKKEYDFSAAKRGSVIQQPGKTRITMYLDNDVLEDFRERADSSGSGYQTMINEALREYLHKKQEPVSETTLRKVVREELERVALH, via the coding sequence ATGAAGAAGGAATATGATTTTTCCGCCGCCAAGCGCGGCTCTGTCATTCAACAGCCCGGAAAAACACGTATCACTATGTACCTCGACAATGATGTACTTGAAGATTTTCGTGAACGGGCAGACTCGTCAGGGTCCGGTTATCAGACAATGATCAATGAAGCACTTCGTGAATATCTTCATAAGAAGCAAGAGCCTGTCAGCGAAACAACCTTGCGGAAGGTTGTTCGTGAAGAATTGGAACGAGTTGCTTTGCATTGA
- a CDS encoding chemotaxis protein CheW: MNEKAGEPCVTSDGMIMRELLLLDLAGFRCGVWKEDILSHEEQIIHWLTDNNGAATAIAMMGAHPVSLADLSYCIGLAPAVRAKKHPLLVPADHDLSVGFVVEQEAGMAQVPSSAVFSLPTYLQTAFIDSCVQLDGKLVPLINIRAIHCRLSAADYTPPTPQFCLPVLKEKRTPSLDSLRVFICKKKSFAASADYFSSEQAVPAGVLTGLPLMPEFVRGITLHSNRVLTVLDIRRYLQLPSGGEGDKGKWLIGEVEGQGFAFVVDADQGLLPADFAPLAALPLLVRSDWQQSVVLHARKIIPVLDFSELLVKPLDECSQALPQDVQSDGRFEAVFGTQQVKIVEFSILKMSHALPDLEVLDIIPFSHCQRLVGTRGLIAGVTLYRKELLPVLDPARCFGRKSSPGPAWKLLLVCNGDLRVLVMVEDVLGKRSLNVSEQRALPFTAPHSSVYGCYPVAGRVGLIFNIMALSAYFDDEQIRDLFFFADDLLPPVNDVARSIELNIKPDIESNIDQGTQGVLSSESSEQENSLLRDDLLGRGYAEEAGLLSSGSDDEGGTEEPFSSLESCREAPADDWELEKNASVLLTEEQDTLVQSVVASMLSRKDEATDSIEKDNQDNEAASGFLRFTEEPEDVVNRVGDIRENSDDIFPTVVAAMLSRKGDDLNELGDLYSEGEAVSQAAEGASDVPERAPESAGFLKENECRAEADTHEEDALSSYGNEIYENETSSSSEADTPLEASPVLLTDDRDHLITSTLASMLLREENEQPSAAQSDQDDDLFDSKEEREGSLFRFADLEELNDVGSGLDTESTEPAIDLVEKGNQDDEADTPLEASPALLTEKQDHLVTSTLASMLLREENEQPSAAQSDQDDDLFDSKEEREGSLSRFADLEELNDVGSGLDTESTEPAIDLVEKGNQDDEADTPLEASPALLTEKQDHLVTSTLASMLLREENEQPSAAQSDQDDDLFDSKEEREGSLSRFADLEEPNDVDAGLDTESTEPVMLTQEQRDLLQSTLVTAFHREEGQKNEQEGRVEGKKEQGHFDIFADSPDALERTAELEKARLSSRGDFVPDVPSEYTAPFKDLEGTDDDREQVDMPVAMFTEEQDALLRSSLSAAFSQQKDGAGRAEELVENDLSTPAKEREGNAVVDELAHGVGGDSPDSDLQEKDEGSIEGLQNADAINAEFSSSAARDAGSNTERKADSIDGSDEQVEKTTRKEIVSDVEFAGGGVEKDLPHDVSAQLKDGEEALSVPGTWNVLEDEDAFPELKDFVRQVSGTQQADSPLAMPPADFVKQVRFPTLSSPDPRKIKKQLDKARQKQRDILFWKAEPEQEERPDIQPRDEKRNRTMLWILLLLLALSAGFFLWLFVFQNQEISREKSIKPETPLVEISRGAPPLIQDVVPEKGKEDEGAGKNNQESIPTQSVSHSPDVSESKLALEGQEALERESLVISVDPPPPPQTTSERTSTGSPVEELPEKIEHGPEILPENDRKPQSTTDHKGLGQEQGEEGRLVKSVYENEERAEALTSGHVSDNLADNSGDGAADAVAAKSAVAAKNGVVEDSIATSSDDAENKSKGESVRKSVTAVSRKTGRVAEEVGIGQARVDEKRVEQQLPASAVHSSQGISADIVGDGQETAVKSIAERGVVDSAGDRRKGTVKDGALGQRMREEGKQADGSIAEIDSGRTQIIPAASTEKDRSYVDQEKTTGVYLSKEKTTPADQKSSPLMSPVNGISDHTSHTVSKGDTLWEISEQYTGSGFNYPDVAKKNKIANPDMIYPNQQVILPTEN; this comes from the coding sequence ATGAATGAAAAAGCTGGAGAACCCTGTGTTACGTCGGATGGAATGATTATGAGAGAGCTTCTGCTGCTTGACCTTGCCGGGTTTCGTTGCGGTGTCTGGAAGGAGGATATTCTTTCTCATGAAGAACAGATCATCCACTGGCTGACAGATAATAACGGAGCCGCGACCGCCATCGCCATGATGGGGGCGCATCCGGTCAGTTTGGCAGACCTTTCGTATTGTATCGGGCTGGCTCCTGCGGTCAGAGCCAAAAAACATCCGCTGCTTGTTCCTGCTGATCATGATCTCTCTGTCGGCTTTGTTGTGGAACAGGAAGCGGGCATGGCGCAGGTGCCTTCTTCTGCTGTTTTTTCTCTGCCCACCTATCTGCAAACCGCCTTCATAGACAGTTGTGTTCAGCTCGACGGAAAACTTGTCCCGCTGATCAATATTCGAGCAATCCATTGCCGACTTTCGGCTGCCGACTATACACCTCCGACTCCGCAGTTTTGTCTCCCTGTCCTTAAAGAAAAAAGGACCCCTTCCCTTGATTCTCTCAGAGTTTTTATCTGCAAGAAGAAATCTTTTGCTGCTTCAGCAGATTATTTTTCTTCGGAACAGGCTGTGCCCGCCGGTGTACTGACCGGTCTCCCGCTCATGCCGGAATTTGTGCGAGGCATCACCCTGCATAGTAACCGGGTACTCACAGTTCTTGATATCCGCAGATACTTACAGCTCCCATCAGGAGGAGAAGGTGATAAGGGGAAATGGCTCATCGGTGAAGTCGAAGGGCAGGGCTTTGCCTTTGTTGTTGATGCTGACCAAGGATTGCTGCCTGCGGATTTTGCTCCGCTGGCGGCATTGCCTTTGTTGGTCCGATCTGATTGGCAGCAGAGCGTGGTACTCCATGCTCGAAAGATCATCCCTGTGCTTGATTTCAGCGAGTTGCTTGTCAAACCGCTGGATGAATGCTCGCAGGCATTACCTCAGGATGTGCAATCAGATGGACGTTTTGAGGCCGTGTTTGGTACGCAACAGGTTAAGATCGTAGAATTCTCCATCCTTAAAATGAGCCATGCGTTGCCTGATCTTGAAGTGCTGGATATTATTCCGTTCAGCCACTGTCAGCGCCTAGTAGGGACCAGAGGACTTATTGCCGGTGTCACCCTGTACAGAAAAGAGTTATTGCCGGTTTTGGATCCGGCACGATGTTTCGGCCGGAAATCCAGTCCTGGCCCGGCCTGGAAGCTGCTGCTGGTCTGTAACGGCGACCTACGTGTCTTGGTTATGGTTGAAGACGTACTCGGCAAGCGCTCACTCAATGTCAGCGAACAGCGCGCACTGCCCTTTACAGCTCCCCATTCTTCCGTGTATGGCTGTTACCCGGTGGCCGGTCGAGTGGGTTTGATTTTTAATATCATGGCCCTGAGTGCTTATTTTGATGATGAGCAGATACGTGACTTATTTTTCTTTGCAGACGACCTGCTTCCTCCGGTAAACGATGTTGCGAGGAGTATTGAGCTAAATATTAAGCCAGATATTGAATCGAATATTGACCAGGGAACGCAGGGAGTGCTGAGTTCGGAGAGCTCTGAGCAGGAAAATTCTCTTTTGCGGGACGATCTCCTTGGCCGGGGCTATGCCGAAGAAGCAGGGCTGTTATCCTCTGGGAGCGACGACGAGGGGGGCACTGAGGAGCCTTTTTCATCTCTTGAATCCTGCAGGGAAGCCCCTGCTGATGATTGGGAATTGGAAAAAAATGCTTCGGTTCTGCTCACAGAAGAACAGGATACCCTGGTGCAGTCTGTCGTGGCATCAATGCTGAGTCGGAAGGACGAGGCAACCGACTCTATTGAAAAGGATAATCAGGATAATGAAGCCGCTTCCGGTTTTTTACGATTTACAGAGGAACCGGAAGACGTTGTTAATAGAGTTGGTGATATTAGAGAGAACTCGGATGATATTTTTCCCACTGTTGTGGCAGCAATGCTCAGTCGGAAGGGAGATGATCTGAACGAGTTGGGTGATCTGTATAGCGAAGGAGAAGCGGTAAGCCAAGCAGCAGAAGGGGCTTCTGATGTGCCGGAACGTGCTCCTGAATCAGCAGGCTTTTTAAAAGAGAACGAATGCCGGGCTGAGGCTGATACGCATGAAGAGGATGCTCTTTCTTCTTATGGAAATGAAATTTACGAGAATGAAACATCAAGTTCCAGTGAGGCCGATACACCTTTGGAGGCATCGCCGGTTCTGCTGACAGATGATCGGGATCATTTGATTACGTCCACCTTGGCATCAATGCTGCTGAGAGAGGAGAACGAGCAACCATCTGCTGCCCAATCAGACCAAGACGATGATTTGTTTGACTCCAAGGAGGAAAGAGAGGGTTCCCTTTTCCGCTTTGCTGATCTTGAAGAATTGAACGACGTAGGCTCTGGGTTAGATACAGAGTCTACAGAGCCAGCAATCGACCTTGTTGAAAAGGGCAATCAGGATGATGAAGCCGATACGCCTTTGGAGGCATCGCCTGCCCTGCTGACAGAAAAGCAGGATCATTTGGTTACGTCTACCTTGGCATCAATGTTGCTGAGAGAGGAGAACGAGCAACCATCTGCTGCCCAATCAGACCAAGACGATGATTTGTTTGACTCCAAGGAGGAAAGAGAGGGTTCCCTTTCCCGCTTTGCTGATCTTGAAGAATTGAACGACGTAGGCTCTGGGTTAGATACAGAGTCTACAGAGCCAGCAATCGACCTTGTTGAAAAGGGCAATCAGGATGATGAAGCCGATACGCCTTTGGAGGCATCGCCTGCCCTGCTGACAGAAAAGCAGGATCATTTGGTTACGTCTACCTTGGCATCAATGTTGCTGAGAGAGGAGAACGAGCAACCATCTGCTGCCCAATCAGACCAAGACGATGATTTGTTTGACTCCAAGGAGGAAAGAGAGGGTTCCCTTTCCCGCTTTGCTGATCTTGAAGAACCGAACGACGTAGACGCTGGGTTAGATACAGAGTCTACAGAACCGGTTATGCTGACCCAAGAGCAGAGGGATCTGCTGCAATCCACCTTGGTTACAGCGTTTCACCGGGAGGAAGGTCAAAAGAACGAGCAAGAGGGCCGTGTTGAGGGGAAGAAGGAGCAGGGGCATTTTGATATCTTCGCTGATAGCCCTGATGCGCTGGAGCGAACAGCGGAGCTGGAAAAGGCCCGTTTATCCTCTCGGGGCGATTTTGTACCTGATGTTCCGTCTGAATACACTGCGCCTTTTAAGGACCTTGAAGGAACAGACGATGACAGGGAGCAGGTAGATATGCCTGTGGCCATGTTCACTGAGGAGCAGGATGCCTTGCTGCGATCCTCCTTGTCAGCTGCGTTTTCTCAGCAGAAGGATGGAGCAGGACGTGCCGAGGAATTAGTAGAGAACGACCTGTCGACTCCCGCGAAAGAGCGTGAGGGGAACGCTGTCGTTGATGAGCTGGCGCATGGAGTAGGGGGTGACTCCCCTGATTCGGATCTCCAAGAAAAGGATGAGGGCAGCATTGAGGGCCTGCAAAATGCAGACGCTATAAACGCCGAGTTTTCTTCTTCAGCAGCACGCGATGCTGGAAGTAATACAGAAAGAAAAGCTGATTCCATCGACGGGTCCGATGAACAGGTGGAAAAGACGACAAGAAAGGAGATCGTTTCAGATGTTGAGTTCGCTGGTGGAGGAGTGGAAAAAGATCTCCCTCATGATGTTTCTGCGCAGCTTAAGGACGGCGAGGAAGCGCTTTCAGTGCCCGGTACCTGGAATGTCCTTGAAGATGAAGATGCCTTTCCTGAACTCAAAGATTTTGTTCGCCAAGTCTCTGGAACGCAACAGGCTGATTCTCCTCTTGCCATGCCGCCTGCTGATTTTGTGAAGCAGGTTAGGTTTCCTACTCTTTCTTCACCAGATCCAAGAAAAATTAAGAAGCAACTCGATAAGGCGCGACAAAAACAAAGGGATATTCTTTTTTGGAAAGCAGAACCTGAGCAGGAAGAACGCCCTGATATTCAACCGAGAGATGAAAAGCGTAACCGCACAATGTTGTGGATACTTCTTTTGCTGCTGGCCCTTTCTGCTGGTTTTTTTCTCTGGCTTTTTGTTTTTCAAAATCAGGAAATTTCTCGTGAGAAAAGTATAAAACCAGAGACCCCTCTCGTTGAAATCAGCAGGGGAGCACCTCCTTTGATTCAGGATGTAGTACCAGAGAAGGGAAAGGAGGATGAAGGAGCAGGAAAGAATAATCAAGAAAGCATACCGACGCAGTCTGTTTCGCACTCACCGGATGTGTCGGAATCGAAATTGGCGTTGGAAGGTCAAGAAGCGCTTGAGCGGGAGAGTCTCGTTATTTCGGTTGATCCCCCTCCGCCTCCCCAAACGACTTCCGAGCGAACATCAACGGGTAGTCCGGTTGAGGAACTCCCTGAGAAGATAGAGCATGGTCCAGAGATTCTTCCAGAAAATGATAGGAAGCCGCAAAGTACGACAGATCATAAGGGACTAGGACAGGAACAGGGTGAAGAAGGCCGTCTAGTTAAGAGTGTTTACGAGAATGAAGAGCGGGCAGAGGCCCTGACCTCAGGTCATGTGTCTGATAATTTAGCTGATAATTCAGGTGATGGCGCAGCTGATGCTGTTGCAGCAAAGAGTGCTGTGGCTGCGAAGAATGGAGTTGTTGAGGACTCAATCGCCACCTCTTCTGATGATGCAGAAAACAAGAGCAAGGGTGAGAGCGTTCGAAAGAGTGTTACAGCGGTATCAAGGAAAACTGGAAGAGTTGCCGAGGAGGTTGGCATAGGCCAAGCCAGGGTGGACGAAAAAAGAGTAGAGCAGCAACTGCCTGCCTCGGCGGTCCATTCTTCTCAGGGTATTTCAGCAGATATCGTCGGGGACGGTCAAGAGACTGCTGTCAAAAGTATAGCCGAACGAGGAGTTGTAGATTCGGCTGGCGACCGACGCAAGGGAACAGTTAAAGACGGCGCTCTGGGACAGAGGATGAGAGAAGAGGGGAAGCAGGCTGATGGATCAATAGCCGAAATAGACTCTGGCCGCACGCAAATTATTCCTGCCGCTTCAACGGAGAAAGATCGCAGCTATGTTGACCAGGAAAAAACAACCGGTGTCTATTTGAGCAAAGAAAAAACGACTCCGGCTGATCAGAAGAGTTCACCCTTGATGTCCCCGGTAAACGGTATATCCGATCATACAAGTCACACCGTGAGTAAAGGAGACACGCTTTGGGAGATTTCTGAACAATATACCGGCAGCGGTTTTAATTACCCTGATGTGGCTAAGAAAAATAAGATTGCCAATCCAGATATGATTTATCCTAATCAACAGGTGATATTGCCTACTGAGAACTAA
- a CDS encoding DUF2791 family P-loop domain-containing protein, with protein sequence MSKNMPSFFPLLEEADNFTLRRAVERLREGLFDPFGVSLLTARESQLNTMFDQGTQALAKNKGAHLCVCGSYGQGKSHSLTYLRQRALEQGFVVSSINLDPREVPLHDFRQVYRAFMSQISFPEGDDSLVEVWERWTKGGYKKQLKGKKADPLAVIPECMPHVFKAVLTALASDDMELSKRQKALKKHATFRPREFPWILANGLNGNSPPLVRLRQALRYREVSFYKEQSLTCKGWEPYVDMVEALGLMLRQMGYKGWVLLFDEAEAIAQTRINMRRTSYAILQRFFCPDAQASGLYPVFAFTDDFFATVKGEDYERLDTRSETEQPYFAENYAKAWNRLKIYDLHDLSSREWQTLAEKLIHLHAKAYGWQPEPKALQKQLAVTLKETGAREARLKIKALVNQLDFVHQGIVLG encoded by the coding sequence ATGAGCAAGAATATGCCATCTTTTTTTCCTCTCTTAGAAGAGGCGGATAATTTTACCTTAAGACGGGCCGTGGAACGCTTGCGGGAAGGTCTGTTCGATCCTTTTGGGGTGAGCCTGCTGACTGCCCGTGAGAGCCAATTGAACACGATGTTTGATCAGGGTACGCAGGCTTTGGCCAAAAACAAGGGTGCTCATCTTTGCGTGTGCGGTTCCTATGGCCAGGGGAAATCCCACAGCCTGACCTATCTTCGGCAACGGGCACTGGAGCAGGGCTTTGTGGTCAGCTCAATCAATCTTGATCCCAGGGAAGTGCCTTTGCACGATTTTCGCCAGGTGTATCGTGCCTTTATGAGTCAGATTTCCTTTCCAGAAGGTGATGACTCGCTGGTGGAAGTGTGGGAGCGTTGGACTAAAGGCGGATATAAAAAACAGCTCAAAGGCAAAAAGGCTGATCCCTTAGCAGTCATTCCCGAGTGTATGCCCCATGTTTTCAAAGCAGTGCTCACAGCCCTGGCCAGTGACGATATGGAGCTTTCCAAGCGGCAAAAAGCGTTGAAGAAACACGCTACTTTCCGGCCTCGTGAATTCCCCTGGATCCTGGCGAATGGCCTGAACGGTAATTCGCCGCCCTTGGTTCGGCTCAGGCAGGCCCTGAGATATCGTGAGGTTTCCTTTTACAAGGAGCAATCTCTGACGTGTAAGGGGTGGGAACCGTACGTGGATATGGTTGAAGCTCTGGGCCTTATGTTACGGCAGATGGGTTATAAGGGCTGGGTGTTGCTGTTTGACGAGGCAGAAGCCATTGCCCAGACCCGGATTAATATGCGCCGCACAAGCTACGCTATTTTGCAGCGCTTTTTTTGCCCGGATGCACAGGCAAGCGGCCTTTATCCTGTGTTCGCCTTTACCGATGATTTTTTCGCCACCGTCAAAGGCGAGGATTACGAGCGGCTGGATACTCGCAGTGAAACAGAGCAGCCCTATTTCGCAGAAAACTATGCCAAGGCTTGGAATCGTCTCAAGATCTATGATTTGCACGATCTGTCCAGTCGGGAGTGGCAAACCCTGGCTGAAAAACTGATCCATTTACACGCCAAAGCCTATGGCTGGCAACCGGAACCGAAGGCATTACAGAAGCAGTTGGCTGTCACTCTCAAGGAAACAGGGGCGCGGGAGGCTCGGTTAAAAATAAAGGCTTTGGTTAATCAGTTGGATTTTGTTCATCAGGGGATTGTATTAGGGTGA
- a CDS encoding BrnT family toxin: MYNFTMNITWDPKKAKINFDKHKVRFSDAEAVLFDPMTLTREDDDTVYEQRFVSVGLDSLHRTLVVVYTYRGENIRLISARPATPKERKHYEEGI, encoded by the coding sequence ATGTATAATTTCACTATGAATATAACTTGGGATCCCAAAAAAGCAAAAATCAACTTTGATAAGCACAAAGTGCGTTTTTCAGATGCGGAAGCCGTTCTTTTTGATCCCATGACCTTGACTCGTGAAGATGATGATACAGTCTATGAGCAACGTTTTGTGAGTGTCGGCCTTGATTCCTTACATCGCACCCTAGTCGTTGTTTACACCTACAGGGGCGAAAATATTCGCTTGATTTCAGCTCGCCCTGCAACCCCGAAAGAGAGAAAACACTATGAAGAAGGAATATGA
- a CDS encoding DUF2442 domain-containing protein, translated as MNTLAIELHPQAHNIKCTEANLIVELLDGRTISAPLVWFPRLVQATQEQLDNWELLGDGEGIHWPEIDEDLSIAGLLSGIH; from the coding sequence ATGAACACTTTAGCAATTGAGCTACATCCACAAGCTCACAACATTAAATGTACCGAAGCTAACTTAATCGTTGAGTTACTGGATGGTCGCACAATATCCGCGCCATTAGTTTGGTTTCCTCGATTAGTACAAGCAACTCAGGAGCAACTTGATAACTGGGAATTGCTTGGTGATGGTGAAGGTATCCATTGGCCTGAAATAGATGAAGATCTAAGCATAGCCGGTTTACTCTCTGGCATTCATTAA
- a CDS encoding DUF4160 domain-containing protein — protein MPTVLRIGPFRFFFYSNENGEPAHIHIQRENMLAKFWLNPVALANSTRFSPKELRKLQQLVLENKEVFLEAWNEHFSN, from the coding sequence ATGCCTACAGTATTAAGAATTGGTCCGTTTCGTTTTTTCTTTTATAGTAACGAAAATGGGGAACCAGCACACATTCATATACAGCGAGAGAATATGCTCGCTAAATTTTGGCTAAACCCTGTAGCCTTAGCTAATTCTACACGGTTTTCTCCCAAAGAACTACGTAAATTGCAACAGTTAGTTTTAGAAAATAAAGAAGTTTTTCTGGAGGCTTGGAATGAACACTTTAGCAATTGA
- a CDS encoding DUF2791 family P-loop domain-containing protein: MKSMEELDQLKPFQARSIIEELRKGSVPADYVPFFTVGRDNWLTFIEDDLANYIAEGGAKVRFLSGDYGDGKTHFMSIIRHLALQNGFGVSFVVLTRETPIHKFEAVYQAITQQLRGRFEGIGIRNLLQQWLDTLAEKEVPSPTQLADMAETLRNLPGMNINFANALAALAHNRFLPLHEGEQQEERDTSQEIILHWFEGGKTTKRELKPFGIFEVVNKSNSKQLLNSLNVFLRHCDHKGLILLLDELETVIAQSASVRNAAYENVRLLIDNSEHSEYFHIFFSIIPDVLLSEKGFKSYDALWSRVRTIGQKKQLNYRGVLIDLHRTPLASKELMELGSCLRRIHEISYRWEAANSVSDKLLKDICKNQEKMGLLSEVRLFIKQLISILDMAEQGEAPVENLDLEQHIVSSQQAMEQEKVEQLQPSWDK, from the coding sequence ATGAAAAGTATGGAGGAGCTGGATCAATTAAAACCCTTCCAGGCCCGCTCTATTATCGAGGAGTTACGCAAAGGTAGCGTTCCGGCTGATTATGTACCGTTTTTCACGGTGGGCCGCGATAATTGGCTCACCTTTATCGAAGATGATTTGGCCAATTATATTGCTGAGGGCGGGGCCAAGGTCCGCTTTCTCAGCGGCGATTACGGCGACGGCAAAACCCATTTCATGTCGATTATTCGCCACCTCGCCCTGCAAAACGGTTTTGGGGTTTCTTTTGTCGTTCTGACCCGGGAAACGCCGATTCATAAGTTTGAGGCGGTCTACCAAGCCATTACCCAACAGCTCCGTGGTCGTTTCGAGGGCATCGGTATTCGCAATCTACTCCAGCAGTGGTTGGATACCTTGGCTGAAAAAGAGGTTCCTTCCCCTACACAACTGGCTGATATGGCAGAGACCCTGCGCAATCTACCGGGCATGAACATCAATTTCGCCAACGCACTTGCCGCATTGGCCCATAATCGTTTTCTGCCCTTACACGAGGGTGAGCAGCAGGAAGAGCGGGACACCAGTCAGGAGATTATCCTCCACTGGTTTGAGGGCGGCAAGACAACCAAGCGTGAGTTGAAACCCTTTGGTATTTTTGAGGTGGTCAACAAGTCCAACAGTAAGCAGTTGCTCAATTCCCTGAACGTTTTCTTACGACATTGTGATCACAAGGGATTGATCTTGTTGCTTGATGAACTGGAGACCGTCATTGCCCAGTCTGCTTCGGTGCGCAATGCTGCCTATGAAAATGTGCGCCTGCTGATAGACAACTCCGAGCATTCTGAATATTTTCATATATTTTTCTCTATTATTCCCGACGTGCTGCTCTCAGAAAAGGGCTTTAAATCCTATGACGCCTTGTGGAGCAGGGTACGTACCATCGGCCAAAAGAAACAGCTCAACTATCGGGGCGTGTTGATTGATCTCCATAGAACCCCCTTGGCTTCCAAAGAGTTAATGGAGCTGGGGAGCTGTTTACGCCGTATTCATGAGATATCCTACCGCTGGGAAGCTGCCAATTCGGTGTCGGACAAGCTGCTCAAGGATATCTGCAAAAATCAGGAAAAGATGGGCTTGCTCAGTGAAGTGCGCTTGTTCATCAAACAGCTCATCAGCATTCTTGATATGGCTGAACAGGGCGAAGCACCGGTTGAAAATCTTGATCTTGAGCAGCACATCGTCTCCAGCCAACAGGCAATGGAGCAGGAAAAAGTGGAACAACTTCAGCCGAGCTGGGATAAGTAA